The Pseudodesulfovibrio sediminis genome includes the window TGCTTGAGGTTAAGGGAGTTGTCCAGGTCCAGGTCAATAAACGGATCGGGTCCATTCTTATTCTGTTCGATAATACGAAAATTTCCGCCGAAAAAGTGTTGAGTAAAATCGCCGACGCACTTGGCGTTGATCTGACCAAAGTGAAAAGCGGCATGAATGATGTCCACAAGGCGCTAACGGGCATGAAAGGTCGCCGCTATGTCAAGCGCGGCATGCTTGCGTCCATGGCTACTTTGCTGGGCATAGTGTACTTCTCGGAGAAGTGGCATGTCGCGGCTGGTGTAGCCTTTGTCCATCTCATCGCTCTCCATCTCTACCAAAACAAAAAGACACTGATGAGATAGCTGACCAGTCCCTCCTCGCCGGAAACCGGGAAGACTCCTTCCATGGATTGTCTGAATGTCGTCAGCCTGCTTTATGGATGGGCGTGCCGAGCGAGGCAAAGATTAGACAAAGATTAGGTCATGACAAATGACCCAATCCGAATTCGAGCGCATTACAGACCAGCACACCGCAGAGGGAAAGCAATACCCCCCCTGCCCCGAAGCACTCGTATGAAGCTGTTGCGACGTACGCTCTTCTTCAAGCGACAGGTAGACGTCCTGACGCACTTTTTTCATTGATCCCCCTTTGATAAAGGTTCGGCCATCAAAGGAGGTGTCCACTGGGTGGAGGGCACGTTCCAGAACGAACACTTCCAGTTACGATTCCTGAAAAAAAAGAAAAAGCCGACCCCTTTTAGTGGTCGGCTCATCATGCTTCGACAGAATTGAATTGGTCAGGGTTCATCTTCCAGGACCTCTTCTATTTCTTCTTCCAGTTCTTGGAGCAACGCTCCTTTTTGGCCTCTCCGATTGCCCCTTTTCCTTTCTGGTTCATCTTCCAAAGCCTCCAAGACAAGCCCAGAAAAGAGATCGCTCTGCCCTTTGCCGCTGCCGCGCATACCGAGGACCGACAAGGCGGCTATACCAGCTCCACCACCGCTCCCCCCGCCAGCAAAAGTGCTGATGGCTGCCACGCCGCCAAACAACATAGACTGCTTCACGACATCAATCACGGCCTCCTGGTGGGAGACTTCGCCGTTTTTGTATCGCTTCCACATTTTGTAACCAGATATACCGACTCCGACGAGGGCACCCAGTCCAGCAGCGGCCCATGGATTCTTTGGTAGAAGATTCTTCATGGTTTCACCTTATCAATTCCTTGTAACATTGCAAATACCCGCCCATGATTATTGCTCCGGCAGCATGGGGCGCATGCTGTAGGCGCATGTCAGGACCGTTCCCGAATTATGCAGCAACGCCAGCACTGCTGGAGTTATGAAGCCAAAGATACCCAAGCCTATGAACAAGGTGTTGCTGGCCACAATGAACTTGTAGTTGCGCCGGATACGCTTCATGACCAGCCCTGAGATGGACATGGAATCAATAAGGGAATCGAGGCGTTCGCTGGTCAGCATGACGTCGCACGTCTCCTGGGCGATGTCGGCTCCATGCTTCATGGATACGCCGACGTGGGCGTGGCTGAGGGCTGCGGAATCATTGATGCCGTCGCCGACCATGGCCACGGTGTAGCCTTCGGCGCGCAGGGTATCCACCAGCTCGGTTTTGTCATTGGGAAGGACCTGAGCGTAGAACTCCTCGATG containing:
- a CDS encoding HMA2 domain-containing protein yields the protein MNAATQGRIRFRNEALKVTEFGFTLRDALLEVKGVVQVQVNKRIGSILILFDNTKISAEKVLSKIADALGVDLTKVKSGMNDVHKALTGMKGRRYVKRGMLASMATLLGIVYFSEKWHVAAGVAFVHLIALHLYQNKKTLMR